The Procambarus clarkii isolate CNS0578487 chromosome 4, FALCON_Pclarkii_2.0, whole genome shotgun sequence genomic sequence ACCTCTCAATATTTGAACCCATCTCAAACTCCTTCAAAATTAATCCCATGTCATAAGATATATTGTGGGCAATTATAACTAAACTCCCTAGTGCATCCCTGTGGTGGAGGTTGCAGTAGTTACATAGGGCACCAATAGAATTGAGCTTTTCTCTAAGGTTGCCATGGTGTTGAACCCTGTGATTGGTGGGGGTGAATACTCCCTCACAAAACTTACAGTGTGTTTGTTTCCTAAAATGTGCCACATCCTcaggagacatgtctatttcataatgggtgagggtgaatctaataatttcccatttggtagctACTTGCTCCATGAAATAAGTGACACTGTCCCCCAAAAAATAAATGAATTTATCAATGACAGTGTAGTTCctgtcaacaattatatagccgtAGGCTATGGGTCTATGTATGGCTGTGATAGAACCGAGGCAATCTTCGGTACTCAAGTAGCACTCGAAATCGAAAAACCCCACATGAGAAGGGACATAACCTTTCCCCGTGTTTTTAAAATGAAGGGTGTCATCCCTCCTGAGGGTAAATCATTTTCTGAGTGATGTTGCAGGAAGATGTATGATTTGTGAGGTCACTAGAACTACGATATTCCGaaagacagtttctacagaacaGTCTTTCGACTGTGGCTGCGAATAAAGTTACGtaggaatttattcaaatttttaATTAGGGCCACTTGAGACTCCCCCTAACAGCAATAATGGCACTATGACCGAGTACTgcctgctaccacgacgacaaagtgAGACGTGATACACAccatctgtgtgtttgtttattaaatacaaatagatagagagattatTTCTATTCTCTAATTTATTAATATAATCCCACGAGAAAGGGAGGGATAAatggtcgtatttgaccattttcctcatCCTagcgtgagactctacaagtcttcctATCCGTCTCCACCCCCACTGCAGTTGTGAGGCCAGAAATGCAGCTAGACCCTGAATAATGCAAgttctgctgttgttggtgggatttgggttgaagacctctttTCGCCCCCTTAAAAAGGGGGGATATGGAATATATTTGCCCAATATAGACCGTACACTAGCATTACAGacgacgattttgaggaaatggaCATTATATAAGATAAATCTACTACCTTCAGTTTCTGAAAGGTGATCCTCTAGGCTTCTAATCATGTAATCCACCCAACCATCAATGAGATCCCCCACCTCCTCAAGTGTTACCAGTCTATCTGATGTTGTTATGAAATGCTCCCTAAAGTCGTCCTCTGTGAGACTTATGGAGAGCAGGTGGTTGTACTGAGAAGGGGCAATAGCTAACGTCAAGGGAGTTTCTAAAATAGTGGAAAAGGTAGGCCCAGGCCCCCAGGGAAGAATATTCCAAACACTGAATCAAACAGGATGAAAAGATACTCCTAGCTCTatccttatttattaaaccctttaATAACCCCCCATACACAAACTACAATAAATCACTTTGCCACTCTACCTTACATTAaacaccttggtccacataagcaggatgcaaggtttacaattGCAAACTAGGGTAAAGACTACTTTCCTGAAGGGACACAAGTATCATATGTATGACAGACTTAAGCACACGTGGTTTCACTAGTCACCCTAGAGTACACTTAGGGATaccaaaacactggcttagaaTACACCTAAATAAACACACACCTAGCCAATAGCACGGTAATAATACAGACAGATACTTAACTTGGACATAGGGCGTAGGGAGAGAAGAAAGGAGCAGGAGGAGAACAGAGCCCACAGGGAATGTGTAAACACCACAGCAGCAGCccagagaaggaagagggagagCCCTCCTTCAGCCTTCCCTGATCTCTGCCAGACGGATACTCAACTGATCGTACAGCCACAATCCTTACAAGTCTTAACCGACCTTCATTACAACTAACTTTAACAATTCTCAAAATAGCTGATAACTAGGTCAAGCTTATATTTAATAATCAATAAGCTCAGAGTTTGAAtgttctgtgagaaacaagatttgtCTAATGTCTGGCAAGGAAGACAGAAACAAAGACGCATCAGAGGTATGAGAAGCCCTGAgtataaatgttattgttaattaacTATCCCGCTTCCATAATCCAATCCTATGAATTAATGTATACAATTATTTAGAAATCTAATTGACCTTTGGTTTCCAAATAAgagcccagggtcgtaacagaagGGTCATGTTGTAAAGAGTTGTTGTTTTTTCACCCAGAAAAGAGGCCTATGGCACTCACAGTGTGTGATGGGAGGATAACCATATGTAGGAAAAATAATGGGGAAAAAATATCACTTGCTATGAATCATTTAGGAGAGTTTATATCAAATGGAAAATTACAGTGTGCAAATGGTTTGTGGCATTGTGTTAAAATTTTGAGGGGTACAAGGTCATCCCAATCTTTACTATTAGAAAGTGTTTTACAATATGTTCagtctacagagactggggaggtaATAATTATACAGGGAATCACTGGAGATTTCCAGACTGTATCCTTGAGGGAAGTAAGCCTCAAGTGTGATTTTATTAAAGGCAAAAgtttagtaggtgttagtcctaaattaccagttGCAGGCATTGATCTAATTGTGAGGAATGGTCTTGCTGGTAATCGAGTTAAAagagatgaccacccaataatgctaactaaGCCAGATTAGGGCATGGACAGATCTTGAGGACAAGGTAATGTACCCAGCATGTGCCGTGACTCAGTCAAAATCagtctcaaatatcacaaacttccaataatgtaagtcaggagacaaaattataggttaacaaatcaaatagtgaagtggatctttgtgtcacttttatggccaagttggaagaagcagatgggaacaggatggggagcacctccacaaaacgtatttagcgtatataaggtctctgatagactatcatgcaccagctttggtcctgcagaatggcaaaagtattgatagactggaaaaaatgcaaaatgaagcactcagaattatacttggctgtcctataactaccaaagttctcaacatgcggaaagaattaaatatacttagcatccgagatagaatatttgaaattaatcttatgatgggactaaagctgctgcgtgataacaaaaacaacattgtgtcagttgcactgttagaacacatacgaaatggaactagcgagtctaaatggattcaaagaactgccactcatattaaaatgatgggactgcacgatgtatatacagatgaaagagtacaacacttccttccaccctggcagatagtaccttttgacatcctgacccctgcataccccaccaagaaactaatcacaagtaaccctcatgctcagcttgctgctaaattaagcaccatagagcacattcacaatatacaagctgaaaacaacattgcacagaccatatacactgacggatcactcaatacagctacagggagggcaggaagtgctgttattgctcatcagcctgatggcagcacaattcaaagaaatatccgaattagtaactgggcgtccacaatgcaggccgagttggtagcgatactggtagcactcgaaattattgacaacactgaagtagacagcttaattatttctgactgatcctcactacgagcaataaacagtttgcaatcaagtaataacgtgcttgtcttggaagctagacgtagatatgtaagaacacttagcaagagggtaaatataaaaatgttgtggattccttctcacattggcatgcaggaacataacaaagttgacgcccttgctaaggctgcagtaaataaagacagtattgaatggaatcttgagttatcaaataggtcccttaaaagtgtcattagacgagaactcctagatggatttgaagaaagtagaacagtgcaaactggaactagtaggtccattgttcatcacaatgaaatgtgtgaagtaaaacatgtgtatggggcaagtaacaaagtcagtagactaacagatgttgtcacagctcgtataagacttggctacaagtatctctggcagttcggcttgtatagggatctagatgaagtaaagtgtaaagtgtgtggacataggcagggacacacactcgaacactatatcttggattgttgtaaaattgagccttttagagataagtctaagctcactctgtatgatatggcaacctatcttattaccatggataaattacctgaaatccttgcactgtacccacattttgcttccagtagatgaacgacatatgagattcagaaacaagtagtgtattgtgagaactaataataaacagaagctcccctatgactctgtaatatccccattggccaaactattatgtattaacgataaaacctaccattaatgtatgatgacttactgtaaatatgtagctcttgtaatagcactttctctgtaactagctgacattgtatctataaggtgtgaaggattgaagaaattgtttatgtaataatctaagatgaggtctgataaagaccttttgtgccctctgtaatgcttttgcgctaccgctcacaggatgagtatggggtgcacaataaactagccgccttcggcggcaacaataaaaaaaaaacaatccaccaaaccacctaggaaggggtaggggagagtgtagttcagttaccacatctggctcttcagacttgagaccaaatcaaattttatttatcAGCAAAGAAGTGATCCTACGTCgactgacttgcataataaggcaGTAACTGAACTAGAAGCAGAATCGGAGGCTATGACTTATTACTACACTAAAGAGGTGTTGATGCAGAAGTGGAGACCTAGAAGCTCACCTGTCACACCcttgggaggtagttaatcaagtggtcctaccgaggggttatagagaaaaggtgctaagtgtagcccatgattcaccaataggcggtcatcagggtattgcaaaaacatataataaaataagcaaaTACTTTACTTGGCctggattaaagaaagatgtcatccagtattgtaatgaatgtccAGTATGCATAAAAGCTGGCAAACCAAACCAAGTAGTATCAAAAGCCCATTTACAGCCAATTGTGGTGACTGAGGAACCTTTTACCCATGTTATAGTTGATGTAGTAGGCCCATTGCCTAGAACCAagagtggtaatatgtatatcatcaccatgatgtgtcagactacacgctttcctgaggcattccctgtgagaaatgctacaacgaaagtggtagtaaggcacataatgaaattttgtactattttggtttaccaaaagtaatacagacagataatggggccaatttcacttccaaaggttttcagcagttttgtggggagtttggcatcctccataagacatccacTACTTACCATCCGGAGAGCCAAGGTGCTTTGGAAAGGATGCACCAAACCCTTAAGCAAATGCTGAGAACCAGTTGCATGGAAATTGGCAGAGACTGAgatgatggtcttccactgatgCTCATGGCACTGAGGGATACTTATCAAGAGTCCCTGTGGTGTTCACCCAACTCATTAGCTTTTGGCCATGAGGTGAGAGGTTCACTAACCATCTTAAGAGATAAGTTGGTCAGAAATCTGAAGAGTGTTGTGCAGATAAACTATATTGATAAATTACAAGACAAGTTAAACAAAAACAGGGCTAAAGCCTTAATTCATCTTAAAGAAGCTCAAGGAAAAATGAAGGCACAATATGATAAAAAGACAAAGCAACGACATTTTGAGGCAGGTGATAAAGTGGTGGTACTAATGGCCCGACAGGGACCAACATTGTTGCATCGGTTCCAAGGTCCTTATACAGTGATAAAGAAACTCAGTCCCACCATTTATGTAATCCAAACACCTGATCTCAAGAAAAAGGAAATAGTTGTACACATAAATAGAATGAAATTAACACATAAGGGAACTACCAATACCAACCAGGTGCTTAGTGTAACCCATGTAGATGAGAATAATGGGGAATGTGATTTTGATAATTTACCTAATGCTCATGTACCTTATTTTAGCAATGGGGAGtggttggctaatgtccagaagtTGGTGGAACATTTGTCATCAGAGCAGAAGCAGGACTTGGAGCAGTTGCTGACTTCTCATACAGACATCTTTGGCGATATTCCCACCCAGACTTCAGTTATTCACCATGACATCGAGGTGACAGACAACCATCCAGTCAAGTTACACCCATATAGAATCAACCCTGCAAAGGTGAATCTCATCCGGAAAGAAGTtgactacatgcttcaacatggattggtgagacctagcagcagcagttggagtaGTCCTTGCATTTTGGTTCCAAAGAACTCATAAGTTGGTCATTGACTACCGTAAGATAATCTaatgactgttgatgataacTTTCCAATATCTAGATTAGATGATTGCATAGACAGTGTTGGTAAAGCCAAGTTTGTTACCAAactagatttgtcaaaagggtactggcaaattcctttaacaccaagagcacgggagatgagtgcatttataactgcagatgggttgtatgaattcactgtaatgccttttgggttgaaaaatgccccagcaactttccagtgtcttatgaacttagtgttaaaagacataccacaatgtagagcttacatggatgatattgtaatttatcacaataattgggaggaccatatgaaaggtttggctaaactattaaaatgcttaaaggaggctAATTTAACTGTAAACTTACACAAATGTACTTTTGCTAGAGCTAGTATTTCTTACTTAGTATATGAAATGGGAAGGTGTTACCactcaaatataaaataaattatatattagaGTATCCAGTGTTGACTAGCAAGGAGGAGGTACAAAGATATCTAGGAATGTGTGCTTATTATAGGAAGTTCTGTAAAAAAAATTGCAGCAATTGCctctcctttgacaaacttgctatgtaaaaatgtaaagtttagatggtctcaggaatgtcaggatgcatttactaatttaaaaggaatgttgtcatCTGGTCCAGTGTTAGCTACTCCTGACTACTCTAAGCCATTCACACTATATATAGATGCTTCGGATTGAGGTGCTGGTTCTGTACTAATGCAAGAAGATGATGAGGGTATTAATCATCCAATACATTATTATTCTAAAAGGTTTACCAAATGTCAACAGAATTACTCCACAGTGGAGAAGGAGGCTTTAtcattattactagctgttaaaaaatttgacatttatttatcagccaatactgttgaagtgtttactgaccacaaccccttaacatttattgttagcatgaagaattccaaccagaGAATATTAAGGTGGTCTGTATTGTTGCAAGAGTACAATCTGgttatcaaacatattccaggaagATTAAATGTAGTAGCAGATGCACTTTCTAGATTACCAAAACCTGGGGTGACTTAGGATTGTACTACTGTACAGAGATATTATTGTGTATTTattgtttattatatatcatttactgTTTCTTTACAATAACTATGAAATCTGTTAATGTTAATTAGAGTGTTAATTTTATGTGAAAAAAAGTGAAATTCATTTATgaatttctcattttttttctccatGGCTTAGGGagggtgttacgaaccttacctcctgtggaggttagtttaaagtataaaatgttggtggacacagtggagaATGTTTGTTAGAATAAATCTACAGCTGATATCAGGGAGGCCGCAAGTCACCAGTATTACTTCACCCAgcaaagtagtgccttctcagctggagatttttaggaataatgtgaactggaatcgcctaactatgtgagggaaaaatggactcaattaaaaagcatgcatggggaatatggtaaatacaGTCAATAAGGGTTTGATTGCAAATGTAAAGACTAGAGTAGCGATggggcgatgacgcaagagagagggacgccatcttgacttgaAGGGAGGTGGATCGCTGACGACCAGACCAGGCTATCTGAGGGTTTTTCTCCTGACGTACAGTCAGATAAGTCAATCATTACCAGTTATCAGGGGTTGCAAGATAGGGCAGAGTAGTTATGCAGACTTTGAAGATGTTTTATaagagagtccaggtttcctagaggtttCATATATGTGTCATCGGTTGgtaggtgtggtggctgtgtggaagGTTCCAGGTTTGGGATTGTGAGCCATAGGGTAGCCAGAGCCCACTTGGGGGCTATATTACTACAGCATGACCTTGAGTTGTAAGGaattctaccttgttatttgcctttcttcccttgtttttcctgcaatcagctttttttatgcagacaagtatagaccctgaacttaacctcttatccactatctatgacaattatcactttaatgatctaaattgcagatattttgcagcacatgatttaaacaatgtattaactcataatcacaatatctctgtaatcaatttgaacgttagatccctaggtaaacacttcgatgatgttagtgccttgattgaagctattgacaacaaattctcttttattatacttactgaaacatggttgaaagaggatactattcagctctttaacatgcctaactactcagcaattcacaactgtcgtcaacttcagagaggtggtggcactgctctttactaccaccaagaactaacatgcttaaaagaaattagaaccagagactgctatggggagtatatcttcgccagcttcagagtcaagggtgccgagtctgtcctgactgtgggtgcagtttatagaattcctaacactgatgtgtccgaattcaactcaaaccttagaaatctaatacttgataacagactgaacaaaaaccacctaattatcgcaggggactttaatattgacctctgcgagcctgaacaccccactgctgttagcttcctcaactgtatgaattcctgcttcctcttacccttaatcactagacctactagaatcactgatagcactgccacgacgctcgatcacatctggacaaacataacctctccgcttacttcaggtataatcaccgattgcactacagatcattaccccacatttctcttaactaacattagcaaaccacctcttgagtcaagagtgatacgttttagactacacaatgaaactgctatagacaattttataactgctgctgataatgtcaactgggagtccgagttaggtaacatagtggacatcaacctagcagtgcaatcttttcttcaaaaaactcttagcctttataatacccactgtcctatgcttacaaaacaagtcacaaccaaaaggcttaacaatccctggcttacaaagggaatacttaaatctattaataaaaaacatgaccttgagaagaagtataggttaggaattgtctccaaagaattctcaaagaattactcattattgctgtctaagataattagacgagccaaaactaaatactacgaagataaatttacccaaataaagagcaacattaaacaaacttggagaacaatttctcaaatattgggatcaaagaagtctttaaataacaaaccgactctcctgtctaataacgatggtcagctttcagcctctgattctgctattgagttcaataggttcttctcttccattggttcatcccttgcaaatgatattccatcttccagtacagacattaatgactatctttcaggtaactatccacagtcgctgtacctaaagcctattaattccactgacgtcaatgagataatcctttcccttaaaaaccaagtctggtgcccttgaggagataccaactttaatttacaaaaaagcctccagatctttagcccctgctattgctttgctcttcaacaagtcacttgaactccaaaccttcccagatattctaaaaaaagcgagagtaacgcctgtccacaaatgtggtaatctcacagatgttaacaactacagacctatatctatcctgccaaacttgtcaaaaatttttgaaaaactaatctataagcagctttactcatatctagccaaactcaatatacttagcccttgccaatatggcttcagacccaaaaaaagcactaacgatgcacttattagtatgcttaactcgattcatacagctcttgataaaaatgagttctctgttgggttgtttgtggacctgcgtaaagcttttgacactgtcaaccaccaaaaccttcttcttaaattacatcattatggagtcagaggacactccctacaatacctcaaatcctaccttactgacaggctccaatatgtttctgtgaataatacaatttctcccaccctacccatcaacattggtgttccccagggcagcatacttggccctctcctctttctcatctacattaatgaccttccaaatgcctcccaacacctcaaaccaattctatttgctgacgacacaaccttcatttactccagtcctgatccccttgctctaaatgccacagtaaatactgagctaaataaagtccatctgtggctaactgccaacaaactcacccttaacattgacaaaaccttctatattctgtttggcaataaatcctctaatcaaataaatctcaaaataagcaatacccaaatttgtaacaaattagatggcaaattccttggcattctcattgaccacaagcttaatttccagggacacattctaaacatat encodes the following:
- the LOC123749338 gene encoding uncharacterized protein isoform X1, translated to MQTSIDPELNLLSTIYDNYHFNDLNCRYFAAHDLNNVLTHNHNISVINLNVRSLGKHFDDVSALIEAIDNKFSFIILTETWLKEDTIQLFNMPNYSAIHNCRQLQRGGGTALYYHQELTCLKEIRTRDCYGEYIFASFRVKGAESVLTVGAVYRIPNTDVSEFNSNLRNLILDNRLNKNHLIIAGDFNIDLCEPEHPTAVSFLNCMNSCFLLPLITRPTRITDSTATTLDHIWTNITSPLTSGIITDCTTDHYPTFLLTNISKPPLESRVIRFRLHNETAIDNFITAADNVNWESELGNIVDINLAVQSFLQKTLSLYNTHCPMLTKQVTTKRLNNPWLTKGILKSINKKHDLEKKYRLGIVSKEFSKNYSLLLSKIIRRAKTKYYEDKFTQIKSNIKQTWRTISQILGSKKSLNNKPTLLSNNDGQLSASDSAIEFNRFFSSIGSSLANDIPSSSTDINDYLSGNYPQSLYLKPINSTDVNEIILSLKNQVWCP